TCGAGATAGCCCGCCGCGATCACCGACTCGTCCGACGGCTGCGTCGTGCGCGCCTCCTCGATCCACACCGCCGCCGCCGCCGCACCCTCGTCGAGACCCTGACGCACCTCGCCGCTGAACCGGTCTGCATCGCTTTGCGCGCAGCCGGCGGCGCCGATCGCGAATGCGATCATCATCGTGCGTCGCAGGAGCCTCTTCATCGAGTCCGTAGCAAGTTGTCAGTTCGTCGCGACCCTAGCTGCCGCGGCGCGATTGCAGCACCGCCGCCTCTTCGATCGCCCGTCGCAGACGCGGCCAGACACCCGTCGCGAGTGAGAGAAACGTCTCCCGCTTTTCCGGGTATCGCGCGAGGTAGCGCCACGCCGCTTCTCCACCCTTCTCCGTGTTGCAACTGCGGCAGCACGTCACGAGGTTGCCCTCGGACTGATCACCACCGATGCGGAGCGGCTCGACGTGGTCCAGCGTCAACTCCACGGCAGGAAACGATCCGCCACAGTAGACGCAGCGGCGCCCGTAACGATCCAGGATGCGCGCGCGCATGCGCGGAGTCGGTTTTGCCACGGATTCTACTACACTGACGGCGCGCGGATGCTCCCTCGCAAAACGGTCCAGAGCCGAGGGTTACGGACTGCCGGCCGCCCGGGAGGAGAGCACAAATTGCGGGGCGTCGGAAAAGGATGTTCCAGATGAATCGCGAGCCGGATGACGCGCGGCTGGTCGCACTGCTGCGCGCGTTCGAGCAGCGGCCGGCCGCGGCCGCGCCGCGCCGTGCACAGGACCGCGAAGCCGCAGTCGCACTGGTGCTCCGTCCGCGCGACGAGCTCGAGATCCTGCTCATCAAGCGGGCGGAGCGCGAGACCGATCCGTGGAGCGGCCACATGGCGCTGCCGGGCGGCCGTCGCGCGCCCGACGACGAAGACCTGCTCGCCACCGCCGCCCGCGAAACGGAGGAGGAGACGCACCTGCCGCTCGCGCGCGTCGGCACCCTGATCGGTCGGCTGGACGACG
Above is a window of Longimicrobiales bacterium DNA encoding:
- a CDS encoding HNH endonuclease signature motif containing protein, with the translated sequence MAKPTPRMRARILDRYGRRCVYCGGSFPAVELTLDHVEPLRIGGDQSEGNLVTCCRSCNTEKGGEAAWRYLARYPEKRETFLSLATGVWPRLRRAIEEAAVLQSRRGS
- a CDS encoding CoA pyrophosphatase — protein: MNREPDDARLVALLRAFEQRPAAAAPRRAQDREAAVALVLRPRDELEILLIKRAERETDPWSGHMALPGGRRAPDDEDLLATAARETEEETHLPLARVGTLIGRLDDVAPGNPRLPPIVISPFVLAVPPGSLAQPDGIEVDATLWVPLSALREENAVSELLIELGNGESRSFPSLQYGEYVIWGLTHAILTSFLQVAEGAGV